The following are encoded in a window of Arthrobacter sp. NicSoilB4 genomic DNA:
- a CDS encoding DUF5655 domain-containing protein, producing the protein MARTARERIDGDPISSGVYGALMDKISALDECELQENASSFHVAHGRAFLGIHPRRGGILVNIVLTRELESTRIHRAERVSANRWHNEVILKDPAEIDVELLTWISEGYAHTA; encoded by the coding sequence ATGGCTCGCACGGCAAGAGAACGCATTGATGGTGACCCGATTTCGTCCGGCGTTTACGGTGCGCTTATGGACAAGATTTCTGCACTGGACGAGTGTGAGCTGCAGGAGAACGCGTCGTCGTTCCACGTGGCCCACGGACGGGCTTTTCTTGGTATCCATCCCCGCCGTGGCGGGATATTGGTCAATATTGTCCTGACCAGGGAACTCGAATCGACACGGATTCACCGAGCCGAGCGCGTGTCGGCCAACCGGTGGCATAACGAAGTCATCCTAAAGGACCCTGCAGAGATCGATGTCGAACTGCTCACATGGATCAGCGAAGGATATGCCCACAC
- a CDS encoding universal stress protein: MVLGVAWEPSGNVIRAGAALAARLNAHLICAFVDPASYLTEWEPAGSRTSASLDPAVKSETDFPSSHVRDGLQAILGPPGEEWTFRVLNGAVAQALCRLADSTDASLLIVGGQRPGRLAAMERILEGSVSAELARLQSRPVLVIPVLDA, from the coding sequence GTGGTTCTGGGAGTAGCGTGGGAACCGTCCGGGAACGTGATCCGGGCCGGCGCCGCTCTTGCTGCCCGGCTGAACGCACACCTGATTTGTGCATTCGTGGACCCTGCCAGCTATCTCACCGAATGGGAACCCGCCGGTTCAAGGACAAGCGCATCCCTGGATCCCGCCGTCAAGAGTGAGACCGACTTCCCCTCCAGCCATGTGCGCGACGGACTCCAGGCAATCCTGGGACCGCCCGGAGAGGAATGGACGTTCAGGGTGCTGAACGGCGCTGTTGCCCAGGCACTTTGCCGGCTGGCGGACAGCACGGACGCCTCGTTGCTGATCGTCGGAGGGCAACGTCCCGGCCGACTCGCTGCCATGGAACGGATCCTGGAGGGATCGGTGAGTGCGGAGTTGGCCAGACTGCAATCCAGGCCAGTCCTGGTGATTCCAGTTCTGGACGCGTAA
- a CDS encoding CYTH and CHAD domain-containing protein produces MTDSGMLEVERKYDVGEDDKLPVLESLPGVDRAGSPEEEALDAVYFDTAGLTLASRGITLRRRTGGHDAGWHLKLPVAVGERQEFTGRLGKDPESVPRRLRQLVQVHTRDQDVIPVARLKTRRTTQRLFASDGTALADFSDDRVDSETLLEPQSHTAWREWEIELIDGPRKLLKGADTLLAAAGHHPSALPSKLARGLGGQYPQGVKPAPGPEPEGPASAVLLSYLAKQVEALKRNDPGVREDAPDSVHQLRVAARRIRSALATFRKLADPDVTRSLRSELQWLAGTVGEARDNEVMQARLLGLIGAEPPDLLMGPVAQQIEEHFEAAAHSARTKGLAALRSARYFRLLDSLDAFLREPPLTDAAGTDALQTVGRLVSRERKRLKKEVLALDTDSASPATDAALHEVRKSAKRLRYAAEAAVPIFGKRATTLARAAEEIQESLGDHHDSVVTRDRLRELAANHRGKAAFTYGRLHALEQVAGEESRERFFRTWSMSPPEPFRWK; encoded by the coding sequence ATGACCGACTCCGGAATGCTCGAAGTGGAGCGCAAATACGACGTCGGCGAGGACGACAAACTGCCGGTCCTGGAGTCGTTGCCGGGTGTGGACCGGGCGGGGTCACCCGAAGAGGAAGCCCTCGACGCCGTCTATTTCGATACCGCGGGCCTGACGCTGGCTTCCCGCGGAATCACGCTGCGCCGGCGGACCGGCGGACACGATGCCGGATGGCACCTGAAACTCCCCGTGGCGGTTGGGGAACGGCAGGAATTCACGGGGCGGTTGGGCAAAGACCCGGAATCGGTGCCCCGGCGGCTGCGACAACTCGTCCAGGTCCATACGAGGGATCAGGACGTGATTCCGGTTGCGAGGCTGAAGACCCGGCGCACCACGCAGCGCCTTTTTGCGTCCGACGGGACGGCCCTTGCTGACTTCAGCGATGACCGGGTGGATTCCGAGACCCTGTTGGAGCCGCAATCCCACACGGCGTGGCGGGAATGGGAAATTGAACTTATCGACGGGCCCAGGAAGTTGCTCAAGGGCGCCGATACCCTGCTCGCGGCGGCGGGCCATCATCCGTCGGCGCTGCCATCCAAACTCGCCCGCGGCCTGGGCGGACAGTACCCTCAGGGGGTCAAACCGGCACCCGGGCCGGAGCCCGAGGGCCCGGCGTCGGCGGTGCTGCTTTCTTATTTGGCCAAGCAGGTCGAGGCCTTGAAAAGAAATGACCCCGGCGTCCGGGAGGATGCCCCGGACTCCGTCCACCAGCTCCGGGTGGCCGCGCGGCGGATCCGGTCCGCGCTGGCCACCTTCCGGAAACTTGCCGACCCCGACGTCACCCGATCGCTGCGCTCAGAGCTTCAATGGCTGGCCGGAACCGTGGGTGAGGCCCGGGACAACGAGGTGATGCAGGCCCGGCTGCTGGGCCTGATCGGTGCCGAACCGCCGGACCTCTTGATGGGTCCGGTTGCGCAGCAGATCGAGGAGCACTTCGAGGCTGCAGCCCATAGTGCACGCACGAAGGGCCTTGCCGCGCTGAGGAGTGCCCGCTACTTCCGCCTGCTCGATTCGCTGGATGCCTTTCTCAGGGAACCGCCGCTGACCGACGCCGCCGGGACGGACGCGCTTCAGACGGTGGGCCGGCTCGTGTCGAGGGAGCGCAAGCGCCTGAAGAAGGAGGTACTGGCCCTCGATACCGACTCCGCAAGTCCAGCCACGGATGCGGCACTCCATGAGGTCCGAAAGAGCGCCAAGCGGCTGCGCTACGCGGCGGAAGCGGCGGTCCCGATTTTCGGGAAGCGGGCAACGACGCTCGCCCGGGCTGCGGAGGAGATCCAGGAGAGCCTGGGTGATCACCATGACAGCGTTGTCACCCGGGACCGGCTGCGGGAGCTGGCGGCGAACCATCGCGGAAAAGCCGCGTTCACCTACGGCCGGCTGCATGCCCTGGAGCAAGTGGCTGGCGAGGAATCCCGCGAGCGGTTCTTCCGCACGTGGAGCATGTCGCCCCCGGAGCCGTTCCGTTGGAAATAG
- the hrpB gene encoding ATP-dependent helicase HrpB has translation MTSPAVPLPPAPAPFDLGVIGAGLAFAHSLGELADALRAGAPGATAVVQAPPGTGKTTLVPPVLANLALGATPQPGREGSPRIIVTQPRRVAARSAARRLAALDGSKLGDRVGYTVRGERQAGPDTLIEFVTPGILLNRLLADPGLETASAVILDEVHERGLETDLLLGMLNEVRQLRGDLALVAMSATLDAPRFAALIGGGGVSGDAAENDGGGPATVVDCPSALYPLEVDWVPAAVPRLDERGVTRAFLEHVADTAAASHAEALASGRDIDALVFVPGAWEVSYVAGRLRGRTRAEILELHGQIGPAEQDRAVSGREPGGSPRIIVATSLAESSLTVPGVRLVVDSGLSREPRRDASRGMSGLVNVSCSRASAEQRAGRAARQGPGRVVRCYDQKSYGAAPAHPTPEIAVADLTGAALVLACWGSPGGRGLSLPDAPPRAAMDEAVEVLRELGAVGAEGTATVLGKALARVPADPRLARALLDGAAAVGNRAAAEAVALVTGDQRAPGADLPRLLAALRTGKDPASRRWTEDVRRMETIARQERSGVASPPATAVTAAEAAGYVVALAFPDRVGRRVPGDGPERYLLTSGTRAGLPAGSSLSGHEWLAVAEVSRAQGRDAAGTGAVIRSAAPLTADTAEAAARHLLADTVEARFGQGRVTARKERRLGAIVLSSTPVRPSAADGRAAVARALEKDGLGSIGWSTAADALRRRLALVRRGLGDPWPDVSEPALLARLDEWLAPELEALAGGAATSGIDLAEPLRRLLPWPDAGLLGELVPERLEVPSGSWVKIDYPAVEDDGGRPVVAVKLQECFGWDRTPRLVGGRVPVLFHLLSPARRPLAVTDDLASFWSGPYAQVRAEMRGRYPRHPWPEDPWTAPATARTKSRG, from the coding sequence GTGACTTCTCCGGCCGTTCCGCTGCCCCCTGCTCCCGCCCCCTTCGACCTGGGGGTTATCGGGGCCGGCCTGGCATTCGCGCACTCTCTCGGTGAGCTGGCTGACGCGCTACGGGCCGGAGCCCCTGGTGCGACCGCCGTGGTGCAGGCGCCGCCGGGCACGGGCAAGACAACCCTCGTTCCGCCGGTGCTGGCCAACCTCGCCCTGGGTGCCACCCCGCAGCCGGGCCGGGAGGGCAGCCCGCGGATCATCGTCACCCAGCCGCGGCGGGTCGCCGCCCGTTCGGCGGCACGCCGTCTCGCTGCGCTGGACGGCAGCAAGCTGGGGGACCGTGTGGGGTACACGGTCCGCGGCGAACGCCAGGCCGGGCCGGACACCCTGATCGAATTTGTCACGCCGGGCATCCTGTTGAACCGCCTGCTCGCGGATCCGGGACTGGAAACAGCCAGCGCCGTCATCCTCGACGAAGTGCACGAACGCGGCCTCGAGACGGACCTGCTGCTCGGCATGCTCAACGAAGTCCGCCAGCTGCGCGGGGATCTCGCCCTCGTCGCCATGTCCGCCACGCTCGACGCGCCGCGCTTCGCCGCCCTGATCGGAGGCGGTGGGGTGTCCGGGGACGCAGCGGAGAACGACGGCGGCGGGCCTGCGACCGTCGTCGACTGTCCGTCCGCTCTGTACCCGCTTGAAGTCGACTGGGTTCCGGCCGCGGTGCCGAGGCTGGATGAACGCGGGGTGACACGCGCCTTCCTGGAGCACGTGGCGGATACTGCCGCTGCATCGCACGCGGAAGCGCTGGCGTCAGGCCGGGACATTGACGCCCTGGTATTCGTTCCGGGAGCGTGGGAAGTGTCCTATGTGGCGGGCCGACTGCGCGGCCGGACACGAGCGGAGATCCTGGAACTGCACGGACAGATCGGCCCCGCCGAACAGGACCGTGCCGTCTCGGGGCGGGAACCCGGCGGCAGCCCCCGGATCATCGTGGCGACGTCGCTTGCCGAATCCTCGTTGACCGTCCCGGGGGTCCGGCTGGTCGTCGACTCGGGGCTGTCCCGGGAGCCCCGACGCGATGCGAGCCGGGGCATGTCCGGACTCGTTAACGTGTCCTGCTCCCGTGCGTCCGCCGAACAGCGCGCCGGGCGCGCGGCCCGCCAGGGACCCGGCCGTGTGGTCCGCTGCTACGACCAGAAGTCCTACGGCGCCGCCCCTGCCCACCCGACGCCGGAAATCGCCGTCGCGGACCTCACCGGCGCCGCCCTGGTCCTGGCCTGCTGGGGATCGCCCGGCGGCCGCGGGCTGTCATTGCCCGACGCCCCGCCGCGGGCCGCGATGGACGAAGCAGTGGAGGTGCTGCGGGAACTTGGTGCGGTAGGTGCGGAAGGCACTGCCACGGTTCTTGGCAAGGCGCTGGCCCGGGTTCCCGCCGACCCCCGGCTGGCCCGGGCCTTGCTGGACGGAGCCGCCGCCGTGGGGAACCGCGCCGCCGCGGAAGCCGTCGCCCTGGTCACCGGGGACCAGCGGGCCCCCGGGGCTGATCTTCCGCGCCTCCTGGCGGCCCTGCGCACGGGAAAGGATCCGGCGTCCCGGCGCTGGACGGAGGACGTCCGGCGGATGGAGACGATCGCCCGCCAGGAACGGTCCGGCGTCGCCTCCCCTCCCGCAACGGCGGTGACCGCGGCGGAGGCGGCCGGCTACGTCGTCGCCCTCGCATTCCCGGACCGTGTCGGGCGCAGGGTGCCGGGCGACGGGCCGGAGCGCTACCTGCTCACCTCCGGGACGCGGGCCGGGCTTCCGGCCGGAAGTTCCCTGTCGGGGCACGAATGGCTTGCCGTCGCGGAAGTGTCCCGGGCCCAGGGGCGGGACGCAGCCGGTACCGGCGCCGTCATCCGTTCTGCGGCGCCGCTGACGGCGGACACGGCCGAGGCCGCCGCCCGGCACCTCCTGGCCGACACTGTGGAGGCCCGGTTCGGCCAGGGCAGGGTCACCGCCCGGAAGGAGCGCCGGCTGGGCGCGATCGTGCTGTCCTCCACCCCGGTGCGCCCCTCAGCCGCCGATGGCCGGGCGGCGGTTGCCCGGGCGCTGGAGAAGGACGGGCTGGGAAGCATTGGATGGTCGACGGCGGCGGACGCCTTGCGCCGGCGGCTCGCCCTGGTGCGCCGGGGACTGGGGGACCCGTGGCCGGACGTGTCCGAGCCGGCGCTGCTGGCCCGGCTCGACGAGTGGCTGGCTCCCGAACTTGAAGCGCTGGCCGGCGGGGCTGCCACGAGCGGCATTGATCTGGCGGAGCCTCTGCGGCGCCTCCTGCCGTGGCCCGACGCCGGCCTGCTCGGGGAGCTGGTGCCGGAACGGCTTGAAGTGCCGAGCGGCTCCTGGGTGAAAATCGACTACCCGGCGGTGGAGGACGACGGCGGCCGCCCGGTGGTGGCCGTCAAGCTGCAGGAATGCTTCGGGTGGGACCGGACGCCTCGGCTGGTGGGCGGACGCGTGCCGGTGTTGTTCCACCTATTGTCGCCCGCGCGGCGGCCACTGGCCGTGACGGACGACCTCGCCTCGTTCTGGTCGGGCCCCTATGCGCAGGTCCGCGCCGAGATGCGGGGCCGGTACCCCCGGCATCCGTGGCCGGAGGATCCGTGGACGGCGCCGGCGACCGCCAGGACCAAGAGCAGGGGCTGA
- a CDS encoding nicotinate phosphoribosyltransferase: MDTTQARDCPVTSLYTDHYELTMLQAALHSGAAERRTVFEAFARGLPEGRRYGIVAGTGRLLDGIARFRFGPPELDFLDRTGVVNTDTLARLADFRFSGDVWGYPEGEAYFPYSPVLIVESTFAEACILETFVLSVLNHDSAIASAASRMVSAAGGRPCIEMGSRRAQEEAAAAAARAAVIAGFEATSNLEAGRRYGLRTVGTAAHSFTLLHDTERDAFRAQLDSLGPGTTLLVDTYDVEAAVRTAVELAGDKLGAVRLDSGDLVAQAKWVRELLDSLGNVHTKIVVTSDLDEYSVAALRAAPADAYGIGTALVTGSGAPTAGMVYKLVSRTNDAGEFVAVAKSSKNKINVGGRKHAVRRLDGSGTATHEVLGVGHPPAEEPNGRPLLRQFIRDGELLPGWTGPEAVARARRRHADTMAELPAVVNRLQRGDPAIPTVYA, encoded by the coding sequence ATGGACACCACGCAGGCCCGGGACTGCCCCGTCACGTCGCTCTACACCGACCATTACGAACTGACCATGCTGCAGGCGGCCCTCCATTCCGGGGCCGCGGAACGCAGGACAGTGTTCGAGGCCTTCGCCCGCGGACTGCCGGAGGGCCGACGGTACGGGATCGTAGCCGGGACCGGTCGGCTGCTGGACGGCATCGCCCGGTTCCGTTTCGGCCCGCCGGAGCTGGACTTCCTGGACCGGACCGGCGTCGTCAATACGGATACGCTGGCCCGCCTCGCCGACTTCCGGTTTTCCGGCGACGTCTGGGGCTACCCGGAGGGGGAAGCGTACTTCCCCTACTCCCCCGTCCTGATCGTGGAATCCACCTTCGCCGAGGCCTGCATCCTGGAAACCTTTGTACTGTCCGTCCTTAACCATGACAGCGCCATTGCCTCTGCCGCCTCCCGGATGGTCAGCGCGGCGGGCGGCCGGCCCTGCATTGAAATGGGTTCACGCCGCGCCCAGGAGGAGGCCGCCGCGGCCGCTGCCCGCGCCGCCGTCATCGCCGGCTTCGAGGCGACGTCGAACCTGGAGGCCGGCCGGCGGTACGGCCTCCGGACGGTCGGCACGGCCGCTCATTCATTCACGCTCCTGCACGACACCGAACGCGACGCGTTCCGGGCGCAACTGGACTCGCTGGGGCCCGGGACCACACTGCTGGTGGACACCTACGACGTCGAAGCGGCCGTCCGGACCGCCGTCGAGCTCGCCGGGGACAAACTGGGCGCGGTGCGGCTCGATTCCGGCGACCTGGTGGCCCAGGCGAAGTGGGTCCGTGAGCTGCTGGACAGCCTGGGCAACGTGCACACGAAGATCGTCGTCACGTCCGACCTCGACGAATACTCCGTCGCGGCCCTCCGGGCCGCCCCGGCCGACGCGTATGGGATCGGCACGGCGCTGGTCACGGGCTCCGGCGCCCCCACCGCAGGGATGGTCTACAAACTCGTCAGCCGCACCAACGACGCCGGGGAGTTCGTTGCGGTGGCCAAGAGCTCCAAGAACAAGATCAACGTCGGCGGCAGGAAGCATGCGGTGCGCAGGCTCGACGGATCGGGCACAGCCACTCATGAGGTCCTCGGCGTTGGCCACCCGCCCGCGGAGGAACCCAACGGGAGGCCTCTGTTGCGGCAGTTCATCCGGGACGGAGAGCTCCTGCCAGGCTGGACCGGGCCGGAGGCCGTGGCGAGGGCCCGGCGCCGGCACGCCGACACGATGGCCGAGTTGCCCGCCGTCGTGAACCGGTTACAGCGGGGCGACCCCGCCATCCCTACCGTCTACGCGTGA
- the ligD gene encoding non-homologous end-joining DNA ligase: protein MAKEEASVTVSSPSGDRELRISSPGRVLWPQLGLTKLDLARYIIDVGDAFLAANGDRPVTLQRFGGGIDGEQFFSKNPPRGAPDFVRSVMVVYPSGRSHPQLVIDEIAAAVWAVQMNTVVFHPWASRAGNPDNPDQLRIDLDPQPGTGFEEAVPAAQELRSVLSEAGLESFIKTSGNRGLHVFAPIEPTREFLDVRHAVIAAARELERRMPENVTTAWWKEERGTRIFVDFNQANRDRTMAGAYSPRALPGATVSCPIGWEELEHVTTKDFTVATVPQRLKATGDPWAAMHSKPGTIDVLLGWWERDLAAGLGEMPFPPDFPKMPGEPMRVQPSRAKNKD from the coding sequence ATGGCCAAGGAAGAAGCAAGCGTCACTGTAAGCAGCCCCAGCGGAGACCGGGAGCTGAGGATCTCCAGCCCCGGCAGGGTCCTGTGGCCGCAGCTCGGGCTCACCAAGCTGGACCTTGCCCGGTACATCATCGACGTCGGGGACGCTTTCCTGGCGGCGAACGGTGACCGTCCCGTCACACTCCAGCGGTTCGGTGGCGGCATTGACGGCGAACAGTTCTTCTCGAAGAACCCGCCGCGGGGCGCCCCGGACTTTGTGCGCTCGGTCATGGTGGTCTACCCCAGCGGCCGCTCCCATCCCCAGCTCGTGATTGACGAGATCGCCGCCGCGGTCTGGGCGGTGCAGATGAATACCGTGGTCTTCCACCCATGGGCGTCACGGGCCGGCAATCCGGACAATCCCGACCAGCTCCGGATCGACCTGGACCCGCAGCCCGGCACCGGGTTCGAGGAGGCGGTTCCCGCGGCGCAGGAACTGCGGTCCGTGCTGTCAGAGGCCGGGCTGGAATCCTTTATTAAGACTTCCGGCAACCGGGGACTCCATGTGTTCGCGCCGATCGAACCCACCCGTGAGTTCCTCGACGTGCGCCATGCCGTGATCGCGGCTGCCCGCGAACTCGAGCGGCGGATGCCGGAGAACGTGACCACCGCCTGGTGGAAGGAGGAGCGCGGCACACGGATTTTCGTCGACTTCAATCAGGCGAACCGCGACCGCACCATGGCAGGGGCCTACAGCCCGCGTGCCCTGCCAGGTGCCACCGTTTCCTGCCCGATCGGCTGGGAGGAGCTGGAGCACGTTACCACCAAGGACTTCACAGTCGCCACGGTGCCGCAGCGGCTCAAGGCCACGGGAGACCCGTGGGCGGCCATGCATTCGAAGCCGGGAACCATCGACGTCCTCCTGGGATGGTGGGAGCGGGATCTTGCGGCCGGACTGGGGGAGATGCCCTTCCCGCCGGATTTCCCGAAGATGCCCGGCGAGCCAATGCGCGTGCAGCCCAGCCGGGCCAAGAACAAGGATTAG
- a CDS encoding amidohydrolase family protein: MRDTDVPQWWAELGLPGLIDIHTHFLPERMLQRVWAHFDETGPLIGRPWPITYRSDEASRLAQLRQLGLRHFTALTYAHRPGMAADLTNFALDLAATEPDCVPSATFYPEEGVLDQVRSALDRGARVFKIHAQVGGFDLREPILDPVWGLLAETGVPVVVHVGSGPVPRPGFTGPDKLEGVMRRHPQLTAVVAHLGAPEYAEFLDLADRYPRVHLDTTMVFTDFFEAAAPFPPELLPRLAGMPDRIVLGSDFPNIPYPYAHQLEALERLRDKEPRLDDDWLRTVCWFNGQRLLDV; encoded by the coding sequence ATGCGGGACACTGACGTACCGCAGTGGTGGGCAGAGCTGGGGCTTCCGGGGCTGATCGACATCCACACACATTTCCTCCCGGAACGGATGCTGCAGCGGGTGTGGGCGCACTTCGATGAGACCGGTCCGCTGATCGGCCGGCCGTGGCCGATCACGTACCGTTCGGACGAGGCGAGCCGACTGGCCCAACTGCGCCAACTCGGGTTGCGGCATTTCACGGCACTGACCTACGCGCACCGCCCCGGCATGGCAGCGGACCTCACCAATTTCGCCCTCGATCTGGCCGCAACAGAACCTGACTGCGTCCCGAGCGCGACGTTCTACCCCGAAGAAGGTGTCCTGGACCAGGTCCGGTCGGCTTTGGACCGCGGTGCGCGGGTATTCAAGATCCATGCGCAGGTGGGCGGATTCGATCTGCGCGAGCCAATCCTCGACCCGGTGTGGGGGCTCCTGGCCGAGACCGGCGTTCCGGTTGTGGTCCACGTCGGCAGCGGCCCGGTGCCGCGGCCCGGCTTCACCGGCCCGGACAAGCTCGAGGGCGTGATGCGCCGCCACCCTCAGCTGACCGCCGTCGTCGCCCATCTGGGGGCACCGGAGTACGCCGAGTTCCTGGACCTGGCCGATCGGTATCCCCGCGTCCACCTGGACACCACGATGGTCTTCACGGATTTCTTCGAGGCGGCCGCGCCCTTCCCGCCTGAGCTCCTGCCACGGCTGGCCGGAATGCCGGACAGGATTGTGCTCGGCAGCGACTTCCCGAACATCCCCTACCCCTACGCCCACCAACTGGAGGCGCTGGAACGCCTCCGGGACAAGGAGCCGCGCCTCGACGACGACTGGCTGCGCACCGTCTGCTGGTTCAACGGCCAGCGCCTGCTGGACGTTTAG
- a CDS encoding class I SAM-dependent methyltransferase — protein MTKQTGAAPRLAEVLAIVLGTEGVPLRLKAWDGSEAGPAGAPVIEFRSRRALRRMLWSPGQLGLSRAYVAGDIDAPGDVFASFAALSSTGKFAEPGPFRRPTVREIATILRNAALLGALGPNPAPPPEEAKLVRAGRRHTRKRDAAAISHHYDVGNDFYALVLGPSMVYSCAVWDEERTSLEAAQEAKIDLVCRKLGLQAGMRVLDVGCGWGSFALHAARNFGVEVVGVTLSGEQAAMAGKRVAEAGLTDRVSIRVQDYRDVDDGPFDAISSIGMSEHVGREQMPAYVTKLYGLLRPGGRLLNHAISWNAGPTAPDPDSFIPRYVFPDGEMLGLAEMVGALESGGLEVLDVEALRRHYALTLRAWVQNLEEHWSEAVELAGAGRARVWRLYMAASALGFESGMTGVNQILVQRPGGAEPPLRRTAWV, from the coding sequence ATGACGAAACAGACTGGGGCGGCGCCACGGCTTGCTGAAGTGCTCGCCATCGTCCTGGGTACGGAGGGTGTGCCGCTGCGGCTGAAAGCCTGGGACGGCTCGGAAGCCGGTCCGGCCGGCGCGCCGGTCATCGAGTTCCGGTCCCGGCGGGCGTTGCGCCGGATGCTGTGGTCGCCCGGGCAGTTGGGCCTCAGCCGCGCCTACGTTGCCGGGGACATCGACGCTCCGGGCGACGTCTTCGCCAGCTTCGCCGCCCTCAGTTCCACCGGCAAGTTCGCCGAACCCGGTCCGTTCCGCCGGCCCACGGTCCGCGAAATTGCGACAATCCTCAGGAACGCGGCCCTGCTCGGCGCCCTGGGACCCAACCCGGCGCCCCCGCCGGAGGAAGCAAAGCTCGTCCGCGCCGGCCGGCGGCACACGCGGAAGCGGGACGCCGCGGCCATTTCCCACCACTACGACGTCGGCAATGACTTCTACGCGCTGGTGCTGGGCCCGTCCATGGTCTACTCCTGCGCGGTATGGGACGAGGAACGGACCTCCCTGGAGGCGGCACAGGAGGCCAAAATCGATCTGGTCTGCCGGAAACTGGGACTGCAAGCGGGGATGAGGGTGCTGGACGTCGGATGCGGCTGGGGGAGCTTCGCCCTGCACGCGGCCCGGAATTTCGGCGTCGAGGTCGTGGGCGTGACGCTCTCCGGTGAACAGGCGGCCATGGCGGGAAAACGGGTGGCCGAGGCCGGCCTGACGGACCGGGTATCCATCCGCGTCCAGGACTACCGCGACGTCGACGACGGGCCCTTTGACGCGATCAGTTCCATCGGCATGTCCGAACATGTGGGCCGAGAGCAAATGCCCGCCTACGTCACCAAGCTGTACGGGCTACTCCGACCCGGCGGCCGGCTGCTCAACCACGCCATTTCCTGGAACGCAGGGCCCACCGCGCCGGATCCGGACTCGTTTATTCCGCGCTACGTGTTCCCCGACGGCGAGATGCTCGGCCTCGCGGAGATGGTGGGGGCGCTCGAGAGCGGGGGACTGGAAGTCCTCGACGTCGAGGCTCTGCGCCGGCACTACGCGCTCACCCTCCGGGCCTGGGTGCAGAACCTCGAAGAACACTGGAGTGAAGCCGTGGAGCTGGCCGGGGCAGGGCGGGCGCGGGTCTGGCGGCTCTACATGGCTGCCAGCGCCCTGGGCTTCGAGTCGGGCATGACCGGCGTCAACCAGATCCTCGTGCAGCGGCCCGGCGGCGCAGAGCCGCCGCTGCGCCGGACCGCGTGGGTCTGA
- a CDS encoding alpha/beta family hydrolase has protein sequence MSIPESPVAIAVGESTVSGVYARPEKPSATLVVAHGAGAGMEHPFLAGFTRALNELGIATLRFNFPYFEAGRKFPDRPPAAVAAWRAAMAEAAARSGGEPLWAAGKSFGGRMASMAVAVGMPAAGLVYLGYPLHPPGKPEKVRDDHLYGLTLPMLFLQGTRDPFATPELLEAVVAKIGPSATLEWRDGGGHTFDVAGTKRSAEEVGASLAGAAAAFITAHGPG, from the coding sequence ATGAGCATCCCCGAGTCACCCGTCGCGATCGCCGTTGGCGAATCCACCGTATCGGGCGTCTATGCCCGCCCCGAGAAACCGTCCGCCACCCTGGTGGTCGCCCACGGTGCCGGAGCCGGCATGGAACACCCGTTCCTGGCCGGATTCACCCGCGCCCTCAACGAACTGGGCATCGCCACGCTCCGCTTCAACTTCCCGTACTTTGAAGCCGGCCGGAAGTTCCCCGACAGGCCCCCCGCTGCCGTAGCTGCCTGGCGCGCGGCCATGGCCGAGGCCGCGGCCCGGTCCGGGGGCGAGCCACTCTGGGCAGCGGGCAAATCCTTCGGCGGACGCATGGCCTCCATGGCGGTCGCCGTGGGGATGCCGGCGGCGGGACTTGTCTACCTTGGCTACCCGCTCCATCCCCCGGGCAAGCCGGAGAAGGTCCGTGACGATCACCTCTACGGACTGACGCTGCCCATGCTCTTCCTGCAGGGAACACGCGACCCGTTCGCCACGCCCGAGCTGCTGGAGGCCGTCGTCGCAAAGATCGGCCCCTCAGCGACGCTGGAGTGGCGCGACGGCGGCGGCCACACCTTCGACGTCGCCGGAACCAAACGCAGCGCGGAGGAAGTCGGTGCCTCGCTGGCCGGGGCTGCGGCGGCCTTCATCACCGCGCACGGCCCCGGCTGA